Below is a genomic region from Bartonella harrusi.
CAACTTGCTCCACTTCATCATCAGCCACAAAAGGCCCGTGCACACGTTGAACACGCCCTCCTCCCATCATGAACAGCATATCTCCCTGCCCCAACAATTGCTCCGCCCCCTGTTCACCAAGAATTGTTCGGCTATCAATTTTTGAACTAACAGAAAAAGAAATACGTGTAGGAAAATTGGCTTTAATCGTCCCAGTAATGACATCCACCGAAGGGCGTTGTGTTGCCATAATCACATGAATACCAGCGGCACGTGCCATTTGTGCAAGGCGTTGAACCGCACCTTCAATGTCTTTACCAGCCACCATCATCAAATCGGCCATTTCATCAATAATGACAACAATATAAGGCATAGAACGAAAATCCAGTGTTTCTGTTTCATAAAGGGGCTCACCAGTTTCATGATCAAATCCGACTTGAATTGTACGCGTCATTGTCTCGCCTTGACTTTCTGCTTCCCTAAGACGTGCATTAAAGCCATCAATATTGCGCACACCAAGTTTTGACATTTTACTGTAGCGTTCTTCCATTTCACGAACAGCCCATTTCAGTGCAATGACTGCTTTTTTAGGGTCCGTTACCACGGGTGTTAACAAATGGGGGATGCCATCATAAACTGAAAGTTCAAGCATTTTCGGATCAACCATAATGAGGCGGCATTGTTCAGGTGTCATCCGATAAAGCAGAGACAAAATCATAGTATTAATAGCCACAGATTTTCCCGATCCTGTTGTCCCAGCAACCAAAAGATGGGGCATTTTTGCTAAATCCGCAATAACCGCTTCACCACCGATTGTCTTCCCCAAAGCAAGCCCTAATTTCGCTTTACTCTCCATAAATTCTTGCGCTTGCAAAATATCACGCAAATAAACCATCTCACGCGTTGCATTGGGTAATTCTATTCCAATGACATTGCGCCCAGGCACCACCGCAACGCGTGCGGATATTGCCCGCATCGAGCGGGCAATATCATCTGCCAGACCAATAATACGAGAAGATTTAATACCAGCAGCCGGTTCAAATTCATACAAAGTGACCACCGGACCAGGACGTGCATCAATCATTTTTCCCTTGACGCCAAAATCTAACAAAACCCCTTCTAATTCATGAGAATTGGCTTTTAAGGCAGCAGGAGAAAGTTTAGCATCCCTTGCGGTTGGTGGAGAAACCGCAAGATAGTCTAAAAGAGGAAGGAGAAAACGACCATTTGAAGAAGCCTTTAAAGGCTTAAAAACATGGTTTTTAAGAGGAGGAGCCTTCTCTTGCTTTTCCTGACATTTTGCTTTTTCATCCAAGAAAATAGGTTCAATGCGATCAAAGGATTTTTCGCCTCTCTTAGAGCGCCTTTTGATAGAAAAAAGGCGAAAAAAACCCGCTTGTAAAAAATACAAAAGATGTAAAATCGCTCCCAAAGTTGTAACAAAAAAACCATGACGCCCCCTCTCTTCAACTTCCATATCTTCTAACGCATCAAAGGGAAGATTAGCCATTTCATTTTTTTGAACATTTTTTGCTTTACTTTTCTTTGTTTGGCGTCGCCACACCACGTTGCCTGCAAAAACAGCCATTAACAAACCTAACACACTCCCACCAAGACCCAACAACAATTTCTGAAATGGAGAAAAAAAGACAGGAAAAATTGCATAAACAGCATTTAAAGCTTTATCGCCCAAAAGTCCTCCCAAACCCATTGGCAATGGCCAATATGTAAAGAAGGCAACAGGTGTCATAAGAGCAAAAGA
It encodes:
- a CDS encoding FtsK/SpoIIIE family DNA translocase; the encoded protein is MQQSSPPYDLLEAQKSYGSRLIEMFLRQIGVFIGLGLLGFLIFCVFALATWNVADPSLTHANTNSVTNFMGWPGAIFSDFVMQFFGLASLGVLLPPLFWSFLLLAQKDIHNLIFRLFLWVISTICFLISFALMTPVAFFTYWPLPMGLGGLLGDKALNAVYAIFPVFFSPFQKLLLGLGGSVLGLLMAVFAGNVVWRRQTKKSKAKNVQKNEMANLPFDALEDMEVEERGRHGFFVTTLGAILHLLYFLQAGFFRLFSIKRRSKRGEKSFDRIEPIFLDEKAKCQEKQEKAPPLKNHVFKPLKASSNGRFLLPLLDYLAVSPPTARDAKLSPAALKANSHELEGVLLDFGVKGKMIDARPGPVVTLYEFEPAAGIKSSRIIGLADDIARSMRAISARVAVVPGRNVIGIELPNATREMVYLRDILQAQEFMESKAKLGLALGKTIGGEAVIADLAKMPHLLVAGTTGSGKSVAINTMILSLLYRMTPEQCRLIMVDPKMLELSVYDGIPHLLTPVVTDPKKAVIALKWAVREMEERYSKMSKLGVRNIDGFNARLREAESQGETMTRTIQVGFDHETGEPLYETETLDFRSMPYIVVIIDEMADLMMVAGKDIEGAVQRLAQMARAAGIHVIMATQRPSVDVITGTIKANFPTRISFSVSSKIDSRTILGEQGAEQLLGQGDMLFMMGGGRVQRVHGPFVADDEVEQVVAHLKAQGLPDYLETITQDIAENDADVASVSPAADDPYSQAVAIVLRDRKASTSYIQRRLGIGYNRAASLIERMEEEGIISAANHAGKREILIPAEEERF